From the genome of Solanum dulcamara chromosome 12, daSolDulc1.2, whole genome shotgun sequence:
ctttataatttacttaattgtatatgtatctgtacaatagacccttgtggtcgggcccttccccggaccctgtgcatagcgggagctttagtgcaccggactgccctttttttttttatatgtatctTTTAAATTGTTAAGATCATATAACTTAAaactttcatatttattgtacTTTTTGTGTTGATTCACTTCTCTTTTAgtcaattttataaaaaaaaaatatttttatatttattaacaatttaattttaatatatccATTTCTCTCTTATGAAATTATTTATAGCCATATCGTCCACACaattattttagaccacaaaattttaaaaatatttttattattcttaaattttgtgtccAGCAAAACAATATCACAAAAATTAAAACGTAAAAAAAGTATATATCGAGAGGAAGAGAGGATGTTTTTACCCGTAGCTCCGTCCCTGATCACCACCATTAATATCATAGGCCATgacattaaaaaaattcttgcaCTTTGCCACTAACTCAATAAACTTGATTATCACTTCACTACTACAACTTTCAATACCGGATAGTTTCAAGATGTCATTAGCCATATAGTCACTAAGAATATTGCGCCAACGCGATAGTGGAGCGTCCAATGTCCCAGACTCATGTTGGCGCAACTCACATAATAGTAAGAGCAGGAGAACTGCATCCACATCTCGAAGATTCATGGTGGTGATTGATGATGGTGGTAGCAAAATCATGTTTTTCTCCATGAAGTACACTAAAATCGCGAGGTTAGCCAATAGGTGGCGGGCGATGAGGAGGGATTTGTGAGGGAGGGAGAGGGAGTTGAGGTGGTGGAAAGTGAGGGAGAATAGGGTGGGAGAAGAGAGGAGAGAAAAAATACGGTGGCGGTTGTGGTGGCAGAGGGAGGAGAAGTGGTGGGTGAATTTTGTGAGTTGAAGAGGGGTTAAGGTAGAAAGAGTTGCCATGACTATGGCCTCTAAGGATTTTTTATCTTCCATCATTTTTATGGGATCATGTGCATTATTGGTGGTAATTAAAGGAAATGAGTTTTTGGAAAGTGTGTGGTTTATATAAAGTGTCTGTTTGTGTTAGTTTGACTAAATCATGCATGATATTATTACCTAGTGATTATGTATATCTTAGCCACTCAGAATTTCCTCAGTTTCCGTTTCAACTGATATTTaacttgatataaaatttaagatttttttataaaatttatagtttaaAATAGATTATAATTATTTGTGTGGCTATATTTATTAAGGCTAAATAGatattctaaaattaaattattattaactatagaaatatgttattttttagaactgaaaaagaaaaaaatgaatgacATAAATTAGGACGAAGAAATTGAGACTTTTGGTAGGTTCAAAGtagtttttcaaataaattattgaacatttttggtcttttaatttattaaaagtgaACACTTTTAAGTTTTCATAGACATATATGCTAACAAATTTTGTAcgtttttttatttgatataggGAATTAACTGCGCGTTGAAAAAAGATTTAACCAACAATACTAAAAGAGTTCTATCAAATCTTAAAAATAGCAACAAACAAATTGCATTAGACCAAAAACAATCACTATAAGAAAATTTGTAACAAAATTATGGACGCATGTGAAAGTGACACGAGAGGTGGAAAAACAAGACAACTGTAGATCAAAgactatacaacaacaataaatccAGTATAGTCCTATCATGTGGGTccggagagggtagagtgtaagCAGACCTAACCCTACCTTGAAAGGtggggcggctgtttccgaaacaACCTCGGCTCAAGTgaggaaaacaagataaaaggtcagataggaacaagcatatcgaaaacaagatgaaaacaagaaataacaaaagtgagaaagtcatGATAAAATAGTACggaaagaaaaaaacatttactactataaataaataatataatcaaagtacaatgACCCCACACCTATAAACAGCAATACATTGCAGAAATCAAATGACAATAAACATTGAGCGGacctacaactactatggtgtaaGAGTAAGTCACCTAGCATTTTATCCTAATCTGCGTCCttcacaaaagaaattatagtgcgctactGCGCCTATTAATAGGAAAGAATAACATGACTATTTACTagacttctaccctaatatgggtcctccacaccctcctatctaagatcatgtcttcggtaagctgtaactgtgtcatatcctgtctaatcacctctccccaatatttcttcggcctacccctacgttttctgaaatcatccatgaccaacctctcacacctcctcactggagCATCTGcatctctcctcttcacatgcccaaaccatctcagtcgcatttcccgcatcttgtcttccaccgaggtcactcctaccttgtctcggttagcctcatttctaatcatgtcgcttgtggtatgcccacacatccatctcaacattctcatctcggctactttcatcttttgaacgtgagagaccttaactggccaacacttcgcccatataacatagccggtcctatatatattaatattgcgtaaaaaaatattaattcatTTGTTGTTACTTTATCGTAATTACGATCaatcaatatcatcatcattTACCTATATGATATCCATGTTTTTAAGTTATATGAACTAATAATATTGTGTAATATTTCTTATACTTATAGTGTTATTTAgcctaaaattaatattaaatcagatataattttataataatgTTTTCATTTAgcctaaaattaatattaaatcAGATATAACTTTATAATAATGTTTTCGATGAAAGCTATTTCATCTGTTACTAGTGTCCTGTTTAAACAActtcaataataattttttttgcatCATTTTCATACTGAATAAATAAATCACGTGGCTGATATATTATGAGAGCACTTTACTATATATCTATTAAaactatataatttattatcgtcgtcatgaaaatcatcaagtAAATCATAAGGAATATGTTTAGTGCTAGCAAATACATAATTGAACTTCATTCATTCCTTTTTATTTGTCATCTATTCTAAATATAATTGTTCCTAAATACTCtcttcattttaaaataagtgaattgttgAGACAATGCACATctattgagaaaaaaaatttagaacATAAATTAAACATTACTTTTCACTTTTGTCATTTAGTTATTTTCAAACtattcttaaaaatataaataattcaaagtaaaatcataaatataaataattaactcTCTTGAAATTATAACCTAGAAAACATAAATGAGGgacaaaaatggaaagaaatttCAAACAACttttttgaactttgaacaacTCACTTATTTAGAACTATGATAAAAGACCCAACAATTCACTTACTATTTTGAAATTGAGGAGTACTTGTCAATTTAAAAAAACAAgagtgaattaattattttcttccaatttaaTTTGTCtttaacattaattattctTAGAATTAAGACAcatataaatagataaaaattaaataattgtaTATATTAGTCAAACTACACtcctaattaatttttaaaactttatcgTAATAACTAAAAAGGAATAAAGGGAATATTAAATATGCATTATGAAATGCTTAGGAAGATTTTCATGTATTAAATATTAAGTATAAAATTCACTATTATATTATTGGCACAATAAATACATATGACTTTTAATTTGAGCTCATTTTATGCTCTCCAATTTTGAGTGTGCACAattagacacttaaacttgtataaaactAGACAAGTAGATATGCATGTCCTACGTGACACAATACACGTAGGACACAAAATTGTCACGTAGGATGCTATATAAGACAAATGTGTTTATTTGTTCAAAGTtttttggatagttaaagtgtctacttgtgcactaATAAAGTTAAATATCATAATTACTTGCTGAAACTAAGTTAAGAGTCATATTTAGGTATTACGCTTATATTATTTACCGGAAATAATTAGttattcattttcattttcattttgcCTTTTAACTTTCAGGACAGCAAATTGACTCAAAAAATTATAGGAGTACTTAGTAGAGAGCCTAAATTCCAGGATTTGCCCGCCGTCATCGAACTCGTTCTCCGGCgttaaaattcaactttttttCTCCGGCTAACTCTTTGCCCATCTCTCTCCGgttaataattttaattgtaAGTTTTCACTTTACGCATAATCTTCTTTTTCTCTCATGAACTCGAAAACCCTAAACCCCTTCCCCTGTCAATTTTATCAACAGGCACGACGAATTGTTAATTCACTTGAATTGCCTTTTTGTGCGATTAACGGTTTCAAATTAGTTCTGAACTTTCAGTTTAGTGATCAActcctttttcttccttttttggtATTAGTGTGTGAACATTTCTCCCTTTAAATTGGGATGAAAAGAGGAGAAAATGTTTATCCGCGATTTGAATGGTGTGATTCATATGTGTGGTTCTTTGCTTCGATTATCCCACTATTTGATGTTGTTATTGTGCCTTTTTTTCTGAATGCTGTGTAATGACTTTGCGTCTGTATGTTATTTGTAACATTGCTTTGTTATGAGTTACTTGGggattttaattaaaagagacttttgagttatctatttgaggatataggacacaagttttaaaaattgggtAAAAGGGATTAGTATAATTAGGTATTAATGGGTTAtgctaatttaaaaaagaatatttttatacacccCAAAGTTTTGCTATTTACAAATAGGTCCAACATATAAGAGGGTTGTAAAAAacacctaaacaacttagggttgtttaaatattttctggttgtttgaactaaacaacttttggttgtttaaacaacttctgattgtttgaactaaataacttagggttgtttaaatatcttctgattgtttgaactaaacaacttttggttgtttaaataatttttggttgtttaaacaacttctgttgtttgaactaaacaatttagggttgtttaaatatcttctggttgtttgaactaaacaacttttggttgtttaaatatcttcttggttgcttgaacaactcatgtttatataaacatttacaacatatcctctcttctgttctcttctcttttcatcaatttttttaatataattttcacaatcaaatcggaatgaagaaaaaaatgagaatgacaacatccgaagaagaagaagatgaaaacacaaaaagtttaaaaagaaagggaaaaacggagaagaaaaaaagtaaagaagttaaggaagaagaagatgaaagaaaaagaaacaagagcgtttaaaaaaatgaagaaaagagaagagaagagaggagggaaATGAAGAAcagaagttttaaaaaatggagtaaagaaaagagaagacaagagggaaatagagaacataagtttaaaaaagtggagtaaatgaatgaaaattagagttttattaaaagtttttgatcttttaatttttaccctaaacttttaaatattctaattcaaccccatctcttcataattaacctctaattaaatatttataaaaaaaaaataaaaaaaaatacaaatcccCTATCCTTCATTTCACTCTCAAAGGTCCCTTTTACCTTATTTTCCCGAGTTACTTGACCTGGTTTTTCAGAAATAGTCTCTCTCTCTATGATGTAGGGTAAGGTCTGCTTACACCCTCCACTCCCCCAAGACCCCACCTAGTGGAATTATACTGTGTATGTTTGTTGTTGTAAAGTTAAATCTTTTAGTATGGAGTAAACTTGATGGTAAAATTTAATAGTAACTAATACTAATATTTTTGTCGATGAGTTTAGCTTTCCTGTGAATAGCTGCAATGTTCTCTTCTTTTGGTAAATATTCAATGTAAAATGTGGAATGAGGAAGAGTTATTCAGTTTCCTTTCACTTACTCTGTGGCTTTGGTAGTTCAGAGTTTCCTACAAATAACATAACCATTCAATGTTACATTGTCTTTTAAGACTTTCCCTTTATACAGTCTGCAAGTGCATTGATCAAGGTGGATTTTCTGGAACCACTAGcactaataataatattttcatcGATGAGTTTAGCTTTCCTGTGAATAGCTGCAATGTTACATATCCTGCCGACTTTGATAGTGTTGTTTCTTcagtttttctcttcttttgggaAGGATACAATGTAAAATGTGGAATGAGGTAGAgttattgattttcttttcaCTTACTCCGTGGCATTGGTAGTTCAAGGTTTCCCTTAAATTTGCAAATAAATAAGAACGACAGAGAGCAAAGAATATTGACCAGGCAAGTAACAGATTAGCAATGTACTTTCAGCTTTCAATCTTTTTCCTTCTACATTGAGAAGGAACCGTCGTCATCAGTTTTACTTTTGGTCTTTTACATACAAACAGGCAGCACGTGTCAAATGTCTGAATAatcttattcatatttttataaaaaaccatacaagaaattattttctttgcaaTTAATCCAAAAGGTCATTGGAGAGTGttattgttatatatattgtttccTCATGCCGTTAGACTTCTTCACTTATTGTCAACTAGATGTATACTTGCCAAAGTTGCTCTGAATCTAGCAGTCATAATATTGTTTTGAAATGGCATGGTTGCTGGTtgttaattaaattttcttctctttttcctcTAGTTTCTCTTTGAAAGCATCTGAATTGCAATTACCAAGTGTTGAGATAATtgtttgcatatttattgatgtTACTGtctaattttttgtttttcgtTAGTGCGAAGCTTCATTGTATAACAGAAACTTGGTCATCTATTCATAGGGCTGATTGGAAGGACTGCTGGAAATGGATTTTTCGTGCAAAGAAAGTGACAAGGAGGAGTCTTTAGTCCCTGGAGTGTTTGAGATA
Proteins encoded in this window:
- the LOC129877287 gene encoding E3 ubiquitin-protein ligase SGR9, amyloplastic; amino-acid sequence: MMEDKKSLEAIVMATLSTLTPLQLTKFTHHFSSLCHHNRHRIFSLLSSPTLFSLTFHHLNSLSLPHKSLLIARHLLANLAILVYFMEKNMILLPPSSITTMNLRDVDAVLLLLLLCELRQHESGTLDAPLSRWRNILSDYMANDILKLSGIESCSSEVIIKFIELVAKCKNFFNVMAYDINGGDQGRSYGISDSITSSGEPKDGKKLAASLAVVVALRSSNGGGNDQCVICKEEMKLGKDVCKLPCDHFYHWKCILRWLKKTNTCPCCRFQLPSDDVFAEIQRLWDVLAKTSGIAT